One window of Oreochromis niloticus isolate F11D_XX linkage group LG23, O_niloticus_UMD_NMBU, whole genome shotgun sequence genomic DNA carries:
- the prdx6 gene encoding peroxiredoxin-6: MPGLLLGDEIPNFEADTTVGRIKFHDFLGNSWGILFSHPRDFTPVCTTELACAANISNEFKKRGVKMIALSIDSVADHNSWSKDVMAVGKQGDTALPFPIIADDKRELSVQLGMLDPDEKDKDGMPLTARCVFVIGPDKKLKLSILYPATTGRNFDELLRVIDSLQLTAQKKVATPVDWKPGDKVMVIPSLSDAEAASLFPNGVTTEEVPSGKKYLRYTQI, encoded by the exons ATGCCTGGACTTCTGCTGGGAGACGAAATCCCAAATTTCGAGGCCGACACCACCGTCGGCAGGATCAAGTTCCACGACTTCCTGGGCAACTC ATGGGGTATCCTGTTCTCCCACCCGAGGGACTTCACTCCTGTATGCACCACTGAGCTCGCCTGTGCTGCCAACATCAGCAATGAGTTCAAGAAACGAGGCGTTAAGATGATTGCCTTGTCCATTGACAGTGTTGCTGATCACAACAGCTGGAGCAAG GATGTGATGGCTGTTGGCAAACAGGGTGATACTGCGCTGCCTTTCCCCATCATCGCCGATGACAAGAGGGAGCTGTCAGTCCAGTTGGGTATGCTGGACCCAGATGAGAAAGACAAAGATGGCATGCCCCTCACTGCTCGCTGT GTGTTTGTGATCGGCCCTGACAAGAAGCTGAAGCTGTCCATCCTATACCCTGCAACCACAGGAAGAAACTTTGATGAGCTGCTCAGAGTTATTGACTCTCTGCAGCTGACTGCACAGAAGAAGGTTGCCACACCGGTTGACTGGAAG ccCGGTGACAAAGTCATGGTCATTCCCTCGCTCTCAGATGCTGAAGCTGCGTCTTTGTTTCCTAATGGTGTGACAACTGAAGAAGTGCCTTCTGGAAAGAAATACCTGCGCTACACCCAGATCTGA